The nucleotide sequence tatgaATTTTGATGCCAAattagtccaaatcacctccaatttttctcaaaaattatatattgactcatctatatattttcaatgaatttcaaccatacccattggAAAATGaccttttttgcttagatttttggaatcttagATAggtttgtatttcatcaccttatttgctatctcatccatgaaattttcttttCCTCTTGCATCTAGTGTTGCAGTcatgcttaaaaatatggaagtagatctttgcgtgtgattcttggagaggaaaagccttatttatttgggttttcaATGTTTATACGTGCTTGACTGGTTTTGATAAGCCTATGATTAATGGCTAGAAGTTGGTAAGTTGGAATTATGTAAGATTCTCAATTTTAAATAGAATGTCGCTTCTTTACTTGAAAAAAGTTGCACATTAGGATGGTATAAATTAAATATTCGTatatgttttttctttctttgattgtaatTAAAAATCAATATCTCGTATGTTTTATGAGAATTTTTTATTCTTAATATATTACTATGAATAAAATGTAATGTTTCATTCTAACTTGTTGCTTGTATTTTaatcataatatttttattataactattaaaattctatatattattttataattaacaCTAAACAACTGCATTGGAGATGCTATTTCTATCTTCTCCTTTTACTGCattgaagtattttaaaaaatatattttatgaaGTATGATTTCATCATTGTTCCTTAAAAAACAGGATTTTCTTGGTTTGTTTTTGAAACACATATTTTTGTCTCATAAAAATTCGATTACATTagggaagaaaaaagaaagaagataatgaaaatgaaatttcaTACCTACTGTTTGGAAAATTCAGATTAAACTTACttacaaatatatataatttttgatgCCGATAACTACAACAGTATCAGAGTGGCGCAGCGGAAGCGTGGTGGGCCCATAACCCACAGGTCCCAGGATCGAAACCTGGCTCTGATATTTTTGGTCACATTTCGTAAAATTTGGCGTTCAAAGCAAGCACTGCTTGACAGTATATTTTTGCAGAAGACTTCCACTTTTTCCCATATTTTTCCTGAGGTTTTCTAGTTCTTTCTACTAACAACATTGTACATATAGTTTGATACATAGATCTTAGGATTATTGAACATGCCTGAAGATTCTTGTACTGAGCGTGCTCTCTTTGGCGGCGCTATTTCTAGCACTTTCCCTCTCCGTTTCCAGGTTTTTCCTTTTCTACATATTACTATTATCTTTCTAAAATTACTTTTTGCCAATTGCTTTTTTTTCTGCATTCTATCTGATTTGAGCTCCTCCTAACCATTGGGCAAACCCGAATAAAGGAATAGGTTATGGCGGTGTAAAAAATAGCCTCCTACTTAAATGAAATGAGTCTGAATAAAACTGAATGGACATGGAGGATTCATATAGGCGTTTTTAGATATTTTATTGAGGATGTTGTTGAATTTCACTGATTTTGCAGGATGTCAGTAATGTGCGTCAAGTTCCTGATCATCAGGTTTGttcccttctttcttcttcacTTTTGGTCAAATTAGAGACACCCTGTTTGCAATTTTATGAGTAAAAGTTTAATCTTGGAtgaaatttctgtttttttttttttttttttttttgcgtgtGTATTTCTTCCTTTGTTTCTAGTAGTTTGTTcctatatattgttgttattttattacgcatttttatggtactaatatattatctcctattgctttttttttgagccttttgagccgagggtcccctggaaacagcctctctacccttcggggtaggggtaaggtctgcgtacatattaccctccccagaccccacttgtgggattatactgggtcgttgttgttgttgttgttgttgttgtttctagtAGTTTATTTAATGTGTTTTCTGTGTTTGTTTAAATTTTATGAGGTTGgttgcctttgttcttgttcacttttgattaaattaaaaaaaaaaaagttgcagTGTTATTTATAAAAGGTTAATCTGGTAGAATTAGAGACACCCCCATTTGCagttttatttaaaaatttaatctTGGATGAAATTTCTggatttgttttaatttttcattgTGTTTTTTCGTTTGTTCTTATAATGCTAAATTATATGAGGTTAGTTGTCTTTGTTCTTGTTTACTTTTGATTGAATTAAGAAAGGCGTACCTGCAATGTGATCTATAAAAGGTTAATCTTTGGAAGAAATACTGGAATTTTTGTTTATCTTGGATAGTTTTTCATTGTTTTTTCTTCTCATCTTCTGTTCAGATTTGTTTTACTTTGATTGTTTGAATCAGGAGGTGTTTGTGGACCCTGGACGCGACGAGAGTTTGATAATTGAGCTTCTGGATCTGAAGTTGGATGTAGCAGACAGTGGAAGTGCCACCTGGTTTCTTCAAGACCTTGCAAATGAACAAGATGCAGAGGGAGCTACGGTAAGCTCTTTCTTTTCGGGCAACCTTTTTTTTTGTTCTCTTCATTTCTGCTTTATTCCACTTTTATCTGCTTTTCGAGGTGGTGAATATCAGATATGCTTATATGAACCAATTATAGGGACATGACGACACTCTGATGACTATCATTCTTTAATTTGTTCGTTTGGattgttgttcttgtttttgttgttattgCTCAAATAAATTAAAATCAGCATATATAATGGACACAAAGAATTCATATAGTCGACCCTATTAATTTGGATTGAGGCATGGTTGTTTGATTGATTCAACCAGTAGTTTAAAATTGAACTAGGAGGGACTGCAAAACTCATCGAGTTAGATGGACATTAAATTGTATCAGTTGTTTGGTATGACAACTATTGTGACCTTATCAAAAACAAACTTATCATATTGTGACTCTTGTcctttcttcaaatttcaactaCTTTGTGTTTCTCTAGTTTTATGTGTGAATTCTTATAAACTACTCAGGCATTTGGTAATTGTCGAAAACACTGATGCACAGAGGGCAGAGTGAAAtgaaatttattttccttttccatCAACTGGTCCTAGCAAAACTATGAAGAAAGCCCCTTAAGAAAAAGGCTACTACTTCCAAGGGATAGAAAGAAAGAACATCTTGGAAGTGGACATAAGGATCAATATTTGTGTTGGGCCCTGCTTCCTCCTAAAGTGCTCTATTTTTTCAGAGTCTGAACGTATATCAAAAGAATACTTTGAACCTCTGCAGGCTGGTCTGTAGACCTCTTACATCTTTCTCACTTTCATACATCCCAAATGAAGAATGCATCTTTCCCGGAGATTAAGTTAATTATTTATCCAAATTGAACTAACCATCCAAAAGCTGCACTAAATCAGTAGAGTTCCTCCATATATTGTTGTTTAGTTCTATATTTTCATTTCCATTTCTTTCAAAATAATTTTCTGATTTCAAGTTGTTTAATGTCTATTATTCTGAGTACCTTGCCAAATAATTGTTCTTCTATTACAATCATATAAACGGGAAATTTTTGACGTGAAAATGTGTGAAATTGAAGTGTGCATTTTCTTAAAAGCTTGCACTTCAATAATTGGTTAGGCCAAATCATTTATAAGTTGTTCGGTTATAattatcttgttgattctttgttTGTATCTACAGATCATCGAGCAGTCAGCAGTATTTGAGGCTCCTGGATTGTGCTATAGAAACACGCCTGCTGTCATCAGCACTGCTGTTGGTCAAATGGTATGTTAGTGTTATTTTAGAATTACTGAGCATTTATTGATGATCTCTCAACTTCAGTTGGTATCTTACTTTATGGATCTTCATGTGTATGACATGGTTTTTTAAAATAACAACAAAAGCTGTTCTAATCTCTCATCGCAATTTAGTAATTTCCCATGAGTTCACATCCCTTGTGGCTAAAGCATTGTTTATTTAATGACTATTTAGCTTCTCTAGAAACCATAATAACCTTCATTCTCTTTACAGTAAGTTGTGTAGTTTATGCTCCTGTACGGGGACGGGATTCAGAATTTGTAGTTATCTTCCCAAAGTTGGTAAATCCATGTGtataattttctgaaaactaaaaCTCATGGCCTTGATGACTTGTATTTCTTTTTAGTAAGGCCTTGATGACTTGTATTTGCCTTGAATACAATTTGTGGAGGGGCCTGGTCCCTTTATCAACTCAGCGAATCGTTTTTTTACATGTACTACATGCATTAAGTGCCTCAGCAAATACACTTGAAATTGTTTTATTGGCGAAAGAACTTAGGGATGGTGCTCCCATGTCATGTTTATGATGAAAATGTAAAATGCATATATTTCCAGAAGAGAATTTAGTTTCTAGCCAGATAGTtcccttttcttttacttttaagaGGTAGTATTTTAGTAAAGCTAAAGTACTTTCTCTTCTTCATTTACAGTTGCATGAAATAATTTTCTGGAGAAATGAAAGTAGATGTAAAGATTATTAGATCTACCAGAACACATATTTTCAACTAGGATGAGAGTCATGGACAATGCTAGCCAGTTTGTTGTAAAACTTCATAAATTGCTTTTGTTAGTTGGTCaaatttttcatttcatgttgtcAATCTAATTGAGATCAACCTTATTCAATTCATAGGCCGTTTCTAAGGGAAGACAAGGTAGGGAAGCACAGAACTTGGTTAAGGTAAGTTTGTAAATTCCTTTTCCGCCCCATACCCTTACCCGTTGTAGTTTTAACTGCAAAATGATATCTGATTGTGTCCCATTCAGGTGTACCTGGCAAACCTTCGCCTTAAGGAAGTTGGAACGGATATTCTCATAACTGCATATGAGCCTTTATTAATAAAGTAAGTTGGGAGCTAACTCGGTTTACACCTGGTTATTTAAGCTAAAGTCAGTTGGTCTTTTTGTTTAACATTTTCATCGTTTACCTTTCTGATTGTAGCCCCTTGAGTGAGACTGCTAGCACAGTCGGGGCTGGCATAGCTGTACCTGCTGCACAATCTGGAATTATGCCGATGGCTGAGGTTTTTAAACTTGCAGTCTCTAGTTTCAAAGTGCATGATTGGAGCCTCTTTGGTACTGCTACTTGAGGGTGTCGAGTGATTTAAAGAATCAGGATCAGTCACACAAATCTAGCATCTCTTTGGGGATTATTGGCCCATTTTTCAACAGCATATCTGTTCTTTGTTATTCTGTTAATTGCTTAAAGAGTTCCTGTTGTAGTGGGATGTATAGAGTAGTTTGGTGCACAATATCTACTTTATCTTTTGTTCAGGATTTTGTGTATAGTGCAGTGCAGTCCATTTGCTTTCCTTGGATAAAAACAGCAGCCAATGGGATCAGATGTCTCTTGACTTCTAAATATCACATGTAACGGAGTTTCAAATTCAAATATAACTAGaagaaatatgaaattaaatttgATAAATAACTTGAGAATTGTTGAATTAACAATGAGTTAAATCTATACTATTATAAAGGCGCGAACATATTCAATGTAATGTTTATTGCCATATTTACATTAGAGTAAAGTATAAGGAAGCTAGGAAAGAGGCAAAATTAGCGGTCACAGTTCTTTTGTTATTACCTATCTCTTTTTTCGTTTCTTTTCTGAAATTATTATCTCTTctgttgagccgagggtctcccggaaacagcctctctacccttccgggtaggggtaaggtctgcgtacatcctacctccccagactccactagtgggattttactgagtatgttgttgttgttgtttattgccATATTTACCTTTTAAAAGATTACATTAAGCTACATTCGATATGTGACAGAAAAACGATATTTTAAAGTTTGAATCATCTAAAATTTAGAATTTTGAAATCTACTCTGATTTATTGTTTTGGTGTAGTAATGACTTGGTGTGTTAGTTTGCACACTCCCGTTCTACTCTTGTACTTGAATAAAATTTCTAAACTTAAACCGCATAGCGTCATTTgatctcttcatcattttcattttatattcGAGTAAATTTATCTTCTTTACATCTTTGAATTAGTACTGGTTCTTAGATGGTTTCATTGGGTAAGTGAGATATATTCTACTTAAATGTAAGCACTGAAATTAAGATGATTACAATCCCAAAGACAAAATAAACAATAAGAAAAAGAACATAGTGTATAATACAAATTTTGAACCCACTATAACTATACATTCTGAATTCGCCTCTGCTTACTTGTTCCAAGCTCCActagaaaggaaaggaaaaaggaaTATGAATATGATTTCCTTTCATTTGTTACAAAGAAAAGCTGCGGCCTTGCCATTAATTACTGGTTGGCCAGGACATGGTAGATGCTAGGGCAAAGCCTTGGGAACCAGGTGCTGCCGATTCAACTCTATTATTTCACCCTACCATAATGACATAGAAACCGTTAATTTGCTTTCTTGCAGGATAAAAAGAACATTAGTTTTTGAGGAATATGAACAGCATGCATGTTTGGATCCACAGCCTTCCCCATTGATCACTGATGCTATGAAATTATGTTTCTGCCAAAACAGTGTTCAATATTACAACAAAAAGAACATGGGAAACAGAGGCATATATGAAACACAATGCGCCATATATACAAGGGACAAGAAAGATGATGTTGTTTCTTCAACAAATCTTAACTCACATTTCATTTTCAGTCGGTTCTATATAGTTATTAGTTATTTGATAAATATATTGGTTGACCAAAGAATATAACCAAGTAATCTGACAGAATAGAATATATAGGAATTTTCATCTCAAGATTTAGAATATCTTATATGCGTGTGTTATCATATAAACGTGGCGagcacatatacatatataaaatatCTTGGAATACGTACACATGTTTTGAGGTGAAAGCAACGGGTTCAACCTGCTAGATGATCCGTCTCCATTTCCAGATATATGAATCTGCATTTTTTCTTCAGTTAgatgtgtttttctttttttagaaaaaaaaaatatgatttccaCTTTATCATTACTAGCAACTAATGTAGCTAGCATAGACCAATTTTCAAATAAGTTTTTTTAACACctttacttctcttttatgaatTTAACATAATTTTCCTGCTAACAACGCAATTGTCTATGACATGTTACTAATTTACATTAGTGTTTAAAGATACACGTAACAGATTTGGTGACACACCAGATACCACTTGCAGCTGCAGGTGGTGAAAATTTTCAAACTGGCATTCAGGGATGGTTCCCCCACTTGTGTCATTCCTGTCAACAGCAGTCTACTCTTAACATATAAAtgttatttgataatttttatgctAAGATGTTATTTAGCATAATAAGCAGGATCACATATTGATGCTGATGACATTGATTTGAGAGTTGTATGTGAGCTCTCTTTCTGTTATTACCCCGCCCTTGCGTTTGTGGGCAGCTCTCTTGCTGTTGCTACCCTGCACTTGCTTTTGTAGGCAAAAACAGACTACCTGAAGAATTAGTTGAACTAAGTGTAAGTTAGTCTGCGTAACACCATCTTAAACAAAAAAATTACTCCTTTTAGTGCCATGCCTGCTGCTTGTGCAGATTCATCTTATATCTGTATGTTGAATGAATGGATTTTCTGTCGTAGTTATTCCAAATTAGTACAAAGAATAATTGATCGGCCACTTGCCAAAGCACTCCTCTGTCGGAAAGAATGAGAAGCAACTTTtaaactgaaaatcaaaactTTGTTATGGCAGCCAAAGGCAGGGTTCTTTATGAACTAGGGTACTTCAGCTTGGCTATGAAAAACCTGGCTATTATCACATAATTCAATTGCGCTACatccagcttccttcttcccagGGAGAGAACATTCAACTTCTTTTTCTAATTTACCTTCCTTCACCTCTGTTATATCTCTCTGCTCGGGCATTATCCCAGCGATGGCATAAGTACTGCTCAGAAGTAGGGAATCAGCAGGATGTTCGCCGAATCTCTGTTCTAGTTCTTTCTTCACTTGTTCTCCCAGCTCAACACTACCATGGACTCTGCATGCTGCTAGTAACGCACGCCATGCAGTAGCATCCCCCTCAATGGGTAAACCTTTTATCAGTTCTTGTGCTGTCTCAAGCAATCCAGCACGGCCTAAGATATCAATCAAACATCCATAATGCTCAATTTTAGGAGTCAAGCCATATTCCAGCACCATTTTTCTAAAACAGCTGATGCCCTCAGCCACCAGTCCTCCATGGCTACAAGCATTGAATACAGCCAAGAAAGTCACTTCATTAGGCCAAAAACCTTCATCCTCCATTCTATGGAAGAGCGCAACAGCAGCTTCTGCCTCCCCGTGTACCCCGTAACCCATTATCATTGATGTCCAACACTTCACATCTTTGGTCTCCATACTGTCAAAAACATTAACTGCCTTCACAAGCAAGCCACTTTTAGTATACATATCTATCAATGATGTCCCAAGAACTGGATCCATAGCTAATTGCTGATCTTCTACGAAGTTCTGAATACAATGACCCGTATTGAGAGCCTCGGAGGAAGCACAAGCAGAAAGCAAACCTGCCAAGGTTGATGAATTTGGCTTCAATCTTTGAACCTTCATTTGCCTCAATAGAGACAATGCCTCTTCTAGCAAGCCATTTTTAGCATATCCATCTATCAAACAGTTCCACAAGACAACATCTTTAGGATAAGCTTCATCAAATAGACTACGGCCCGAGCTAATGCAACCCATCTTTCCATACATAGAAATCAAGGCAGTTAGCACCTTCACACTATAGCAAAATCCATTCTTTATGCAACACCCATGCAGGGATTCCCCTACCAAAGCAATCTTTAACTCACCAATCCCAGACAAAACACACAACATCGTCGTGGCACTAGCAGAAACACCATCCCTGTGCAATTCTACAAACAATTCCAAAATAGCAGGATAATTATGTACACAAAGATAACCACCCATCAAAGTGTTCCAACTCACCAAATCTCTATCTGAAAAATCATCAAATAGTTGGTGGGCACAACGGATTCTCCCAGAAAcacaataaaaattcaaaagggTATTCctcaaatcaagaaaaaattcaaagcCAGATCTCAAAATGACTGAATGAATAGCTTCTCCAGTCCATTTCGCCAATAATCGTATACAAGATCTAAGTCCAGAAACAAAAGCAAATTGATCAAGAATTACACTTTGTGCCCTCATGTAGTTGAAAAACAAAAGACCCTTCTGTGGGTCATCACTTATTGAATAACTACGAAGCATAATATTATACATATAAAGATTTGGGCTTTGTATGTATTTAAAAATTGAAGCTTCATAGTTTGTGTATTGGATTGAACATGCAAGAAGTTTGCTAAGCGTAAAAGGAATTTGATCTTGACCTGTTTTGACCATTAAGGCATGAAATTGTTTGATTTCAGAGATTTGCTTACATGATTGTAACTGAGAAATTAGGTTTTGGCCtgaagaaaacatagaataaTGTCTTGTTAAGATGATTGATGCTATGTGTTTGAAATTTTGTCTTAGATATGAACAGTATGAATTAACGGCTATGTTCATGAGACCTAGTAAAGCTAGATTTCGCGGTAAAGTAAGGGTGGTTATTGCTTTTACAGGAAATTCTAAAAAATGTCCCAAGTCatcaaaactatatatatatatatatatatatatatatatatatatatatatatatgagttgtCTATTTCAACTCTTTTCATGGATAAACTTAATttaaatctttattttctttttgaagtTTAAATGTTTAATACTCTAATTTTTTGTTCCAAGTTACGCATGTTAAGAAGAAATAATGTGATTCAGAATACAAATCAAATTATATTATTCTAAATGTAATGGTTAATTTTATGATATTCATGATATGTGCCGAGAGAATTTTGATTTTGCTATCTAATACTCCACATTTAACTCTTTGCACCAAAGGAAAGCTGAAAAATGAATATTGAATAGTTTTTCAACTCAACCTGTGCATAAAAAGATAATCTTAACTTAATGAGGATGTATATAACCATTCATATCATCAAGTCAAGAAAAATAAGCCCCAATCCATTTAGGTTGCAAGCTATAGTATTTGATGAGATCCAATACAATTCGACAACCTAAAATAACTAGTGTCTCATCATTTTCTTTGGGAAAATTCaatcaaaaatacccaatcaacTGTTCTAAATCTAAATGTGGCTACTATTTATACTCATTAATAGACGGAAATAATCAACAATAATGGAATGATAACGTAAGTATAGAAACTTCTTCTTTGATGGAATGAAAACCTAAGTATTAAAACCGAAATTACAACTCTATAATAATATGGCAGCTCgattaaatttaatattttaagcTTTTGGCTTTGTTAGAATGCAAACAATAATATTCTATAAGAATAAACACAAAACTAACCATCGACTTTGGTTAACAATCCTTATATGACTTATGGTTAAACAACCCAAGGAGCTTGAAGTACGCCTAATATTTTAAGATTCCCCGTATCTGACCAAATGCAAATATTCATAGCGGATCATGGTTTTCTTgtattaaaaaaaggaaaggctCAACATGTCAACTGCTCACTGTATTTAGAAaatgttataaataaaattttatttacgGTGAATGTCTATATATAGAGAGATTCTAGGgattattacttggtggctaagtcactct is from Nicotiana tabacum cultivar K326 chromosome 18, ASM71507v2, whole genome shotgun sequence and encodes:
- the LOC107814465 gene encoding uncharacterized protein LOC107814465, with protein sequence MPEDSCTERALFGGAISSTFPLRFQDVSNVRQVPDHQEVFVDPGRDESLIIELLDLKLDVADSGSATWFLQDLANEQDAEGATIIEQSAVFEAPGLCYRNTPAVISTAVGQMAVSKGRQGREAQNLVKVYLANLRLKEVGTDILITAYEPLLINPLSETASTVGAGIAVPAAQSGIMPMAEVFKLAVSSFKVHDWSLFGTAT
- the LOC107814453 gene encoding pentatricopeptide repeat-containing protein At1g26900, mitochondrial-like; this encodes MNIAVNSYCSYLRQNFKHIASIILTRHYSMFSSGQNLISQLQSCKQISEIKQFHALMVKTGQDQIPFTLSKLLACSIQYTNYEASIFKYIQSPNLYMYNIMLRSYSISDDPQKGLLFFNYMRAQSVILDQFAFVSGLRSCIRLLAKWTGEAIHSVILRSGFEFFLDLRNTLLNFYCVSGRIRCAHQLFDDFSDRDLVSWNTLMGGYLCVHNYPAILELFVELHRDGVSASATTMLCVLSGIGELKIALVGESLHGCCIKNGFCYSVKVLTALISMYGKMGCISSGRSLFDEAYPKDVVLWNCLIDGYAKNGLLEEALSLLRQMKVQRLKPNSSTLAGLLSACASSEALNTGHCIQNFVEDQQLAMDPVLGTSLIDMYTKSGLLVKAVNVFDSMETKDVKCWTSMIMGYGVHGEAEAAVALFHRMEDEGFWPNEVTFLAVFNACSHGGLVAEGISCFRKMVLEYGLTPKIEHYGCLIDILGRAGLLETAQELIKGLPIEGDATAWRALLAACRVHGSVELGEQVKKELEQRFGEHPADSLLLSSTYAIAGIMPEQRDITEVKEGKLEKEVECSLPGKKEAGCSAIELCDNSQVFHSQAEVP